TCCATTGAGTATCAAGTGCGATAACTTAAAATCAGCTGTGGTTAAGGCAAATCGTTACGACCCAGAGTTTACACAAGCCATGGAGCTATTAGCGATTCATTATAACACCAATATGGTTGCGAGTAGAGTTCGTAAGCCAAGAGACAAAGCAAGTGTAGAAAATGCTGTTAAGTTGGCTTACCAGAGAATATATGCTCCTTTAAGAGATCAAATATTTAAAAGCAAAGAAGAATTACAGTGCCATGTGCGGGAACAATTAATCAGACACAATACACAGCGTTTTCAAGGCAAAGAATATTCAAGACTTGAAATGTTTGAATCTCAAGAAAAGGTATTGTTGCAAGAATTACCTGGAGAACCTTATGTTTATCAGCAAATTACTTTTGGCAAAGTACAACGAAATTATCATGTTATACTGGGACAGGACTTCCATCAATATAGTGTCCCCTATACCTTGATCGGCAAGAGATTAAAAATTCTATTCACTACTTCTATAGTGGAAATATATGATGAATTACAACGTGTGGCTATTCATAAGAGAAGTTTTAAACAAAATGGGTATACAACTCTTAAAGACCACATGCCGGCCAACCATCAGTATATGGAACAATACAAAGGATGGGATTCAGAATATTTTATCAAGCAAGCTAAACAAATAGGTCCTTATACATCCGATATAGTAGAGCATATTTTAAAAAGCAGAACTTTTATTGAACAAAGCTACAGAAGTTGTATTGGAGTGTTAAGACTTGCAAATGCCTATACTCCCGAAAGATTAGAAAATGCGTGCGCTCTAATAAAAAATGCAGCTAAAATAAATTATGGAATATTGGAACGAGTGCTAAAAAACAATATGGACAAACAGGATACAAATCAGGAATACACAAATATCACAATAATATCAGACCATGAAAATTTACGAGGTTCGTCCACTTACGCTTAAAAATATTTAAATCATGAATACAGAACAAACATTAAACCAGCTCAAAGCTTTAAAACTATCCGGCATGGCAACAACTTACAAATCTATCACAGATCTTCCGGCCCATCAACAGCCTGAGGCACATCTGATGATGGCACAATTGACAGAATCTGAAGTCTACCATCGCAAGGATGCTAAAATGAAGTTTTTAGTAAGAATCAGTAAACTTCGATATGAGTCAACTCTGGAACAAATCATCTGTTCAACACAAAGGAACCTGACAAAAGAAACCATCTCCAAACTCTCAGATTGTTCCTTTATCAAAAAATCAGAAAACATTCTCATCTCAGGAGCTACTGGGGCAGGAAAGAGCTATCTGGCCTGTGCCATAGGTCACCAGGCTTGCAGCATGGGATATAAAGTAAGTTACTTTAATATGAATCGATTTTATGAACGCATCAGCATAAGCAAGCTTGACGGAACATTCAACAAACTCCTTAACTACCTTCAAAAAATAGAATTAATCATTTTGGATGATTTTGGCCTAGTGCCTTTTGACAATAATTTGAGGCTGGCATTGCTTCAAATACTGGAAGATCGCTATGGTAAGAGTTCTACGATTATTGCCTCGCAACTACCTATCAAAAATTGGTATGATTATTTAAACGACCCTACCATGGCAGATGCAATTTTAGACCGGCTTACTGCCAAACATCACAGAATTGAACTCAAAGGAGATTCATTGCGTAAAAAATCTTAATTCCATTTTTTTATACCTTTATGACATCATTTCTTTAGACCTTCTGGAGGTGGGTCAACTTGAGCCGGAAAGGTGGGTCAGCTTGACCGGATTTTACATTTGGTTCTTATCTGCCTCCATACCGTAATGGTCTAGGATTAGACCTATCGAAATCTGGGTCTTTATGTCTTGGATCTCCATTGGAAAAAATATTTTAATTTTCTTTCTTGGTCATTTCTGACCCAAATGTATAAGATCTGACTTGATTCACAAAACTATTTATGACTTTTTTTATTCACATTTGAACAGTATCTTTGTATTATTACTAATAAAATGGCCGTTTTGAGCTATAAATGACTAATAATGAGCAGTTTTGGAAAAAAATTAAGGGAGTGTAGAGAAGCTAAAGATCTTTCTCAAAATGACTTGGCTAAGCTTCTCAACACGAATCATTCCATCATCGGTAAGTATGAGCGCGATGAAGTAAAGCCTTCTATTGATGTTGTTAAGAACCTTGCAGACGAGTTAGATACCTCTGTTGGATTCCTTCTTGGAGAAAGCAATGATACTAATCTGTTAAAAGATCCGGCTATGCTCCAACGATTCAATGACATCAATCAGCTTCCGGATAAAGACAAAGAGACTGTCTTTAATTTGCTTGATGCTTTTCTGGCAAAAAATAAATTGCGGGCAATTTTAAAGTAAGTTAAATAATGGCTAAACCTTTTGTATTTGTCATTATGCCCTTCCATAGTGATTTTGATGATACATATAAATTTGGAATCAAAGAAGTCTGTTTAAAACCAGAAGTTGATTGTTATTGTGAAAGGGTTGATGAACAGTTGTATGAAGGAAAGGTAATCGATAGAATATTCAACCAAATAGAAAAAGCAGATCTTATTATAGCTGACCTAACTGGCAGGAATCCAAATGTATTCTTTGAACTTGGATACGCCTCTGCCCTAAAAAAAAGAAATCTTAATGCTCCAGAATAAAACTGCCCCTAGCGATTCCTTCTTTGATAAGCAACATATCCGAACTCAACGGTATGATCCTTCCGATATTAATCATTTTCAAAATGAACTAAAAGCCAATATTATTGCTATTAAGAATAAAATGACATACGCTTAACTAAAATTCATTTTCATCGTTTAATTTCTTGATATGCTTAATTCTAATGAATTGTAAAGAGCAAGAAAAGCTTGTTTCAATGATTAAAAACTTTTATTTAATAACAATTCTTTCTTCTTCGCTTAAGTATTGATTCTCTTTCCATATTGGATCTTTAATCAATACTTGATTAAAGCCACTTGAGTTAAACTTTAAATATCCTTCTTGTAATTCAATGACCCAGCAATTTCCTTCATTTACTATCCTATCAATTTCAAAACCATTTAAAAAAGATGATTTTATGGAAATTTCCATGTTCAGCACATCATAAAATATCAAATTTGCTGGAGCTATTAAATATTTATATGTAGAGTTACTTTGAATTGCCCATTTTAAGATATAATCAATGTTAAGTTCTAAATTGTCGTCAAACCTTATTGAATACAATGGGCAGTCGTGCCAATCGAATTCTTCAAACTTATTGTATTTCATTGATAAAAATTTATTCTACTTAAGCGGAACTGCATCTTTTATACCTTTACCAGTTTTTCTTTTTCCAGAAGTATAGTCCCAGTAATTTATATGTGGACCCTGCTCGTTAGGATTCTTACTACTTGGAGTACCTCGATCATCTAAACGGTAACCTTTATTTTGATCGCCTCTTTGTGGACTTCCCCATCTACCATCCTTCATTTTAGGCAATGGACCATCAATTCCTAATTTTGCAAATACTTTTAAGAGTGCGTTCTTAACTACAGAATATGAACTACTTTTAGAACCAAGAATAGTAAATGCTTCTGCGCTTTTAACACCAAGCCCACCAGCACCCAAAGTTGCCATATTGGAAAATGCCTCAGACATAAACTCGGAACCTGCATCTGCAAATGCTGCACCTGCACTTTTATCTGCATTTAACTGACCCCATATTCCACCATAATATCCGTACTTAGGTTTTTCTGCAGAAACCGAAACTTCATCTAATTGAACTGAAGTAGTTTTTGTCCCATCTTTATTAAAGCTGGTTTGATTCCCATTGTCGTCCATGCTTAATGCAGAATTACCTATAAAACTTCCTTTGAGTCCAGATTTTATAAAATCCTCTTTACTATTTAAATCCTTATTGAATGTAGGTGTTCCACATTCATCTTCATACCAACCTCTACCATCTGGATCTATATATTTTATTGGATTATTCGCAGTATAAACGTATGCTCCATATTCAAAATATTTCTCTGCCAGTGGATCTACCCCATACCACATCGATATCCTAGGATCATAATACCTCGCCCCAAAATAATAGAGTCCGGTTTCCACATCTACTTCCTTACCTGTGAACCTATACTTTGAGGAATAGCCCCCAGCTTTCTGTTCGGCCATACTTTCACCGAAAGGCAAATATAGCAAGAATTGATAAGGATTTCCAGCCTCATCTGTTAAAAATGTGCTGGATCCAATGTGATCTGGATGGAAGAAATTGGTACATTATTGTTGTTTATTACATGCCACTTACGGGCTTGCCCGTAATCCACAATCAAATGGGGGTTAAAGAACTTAAGTCTTTCAAGTTTTTTAATAAATTTCACTTCTTAGCTTAGGCTAGCAGGAGAAAGATATTATCTGACACACGGTTAAAAATTACGACACGTAGGAGTTCATTTTACAAAAATATAAACTTATCATGATGTTTTGGTAATGTCCAAACTAAAGAACTATATATGTCTATATTTTGATCGTAGAATACTACCTTTAGTTTTACCTACAAATTTTGGTTTACTAAATTGTACTTCCATTGACTTTATAGCATTGCTTATATTATTTTCATTTATTTCAAAATTTAAATAGGGATCTGAGAAACTAAAAATAATCTCTTCTACCTCTTCATTCTCAAATTCAAAATTAAATTGAATAAAATTCAAAATGTATTCCAACTCCCATTCAAATATTATTGAATCTAAGTAATTTCTAAATAGCGACACTAAATTATCTTTAGTAAATAAAGAATTTATTTCACCGTCTCCATTTATATTAATTGAGCTATGTTTGGAAGTTACACTTAGAATATATTCGTTAACCTCCGCAATCAATACATTTTTAAAATGACTTGACAGAACTCTTGATTCAATAAATTTTAGTAATTGTTTTTTAGTCATATCAATCAAGTTTTCTAGACCTACTTTTATAAGGATATTTATTCGCTCGTTCATAATGCCTTCCATCAATTTTAAAGGCATCTTTAAAATATCTAATTGTTTTCCCTGACATGTTCTTAATCTGAGTAAACACTGCTCTTGCTTGTCCAGATAGGTCTTTAGCTTTTACAACTTTTTCAAAAACATTATATTTCTTACCAATAGTTTTAATATAGTTGTAACCTTTTAATGCTCCACCAGGTCCAACAGGAGCTCCTTCACCTCCTTGCACTTCATTTTTTCTTTCAGAACCATCGCGTAATGTTTCAATTTGAGTAAGAGGATCAAAA
This region of Candidatus Vicinibacter affinis genomic DNA includes:
- a CDS encoding RHS repeat-associated core domain-containing protein, yielding MAEQKAGGYSSKYRFTGKEVDVETGLYYFGARYYDPRISMWYGVDPLAEKYFEYGAYVYTANNPIKYIDPDGRGWYEDECGTPTFNKDLNSKEDFIKSGLKGSFIGNSALSMDDNGNQTSFNKDGTKTTSVQLDEVSVSAEKPKYGYYGGIWGQLNADKSAGAAFADAGSEFMSEAFSNMATLGAGGLGVKSAEAFTILGSKSSSYSVVKNALLKVFAKLGIDGPLPKMKDGRWGSPQRGDQNKGYRLDDRGTPSSKNPNEQGPHINYWDYTSGKRKTGKGIKDAVPLK
- a CDS encoding ATP-binding protein, with the translated sequence MNTEQTLNQLKALKLSGMATTYKSITDLPAHQQPEAHLMMAQLTESEVYHRKDAKMKFLVRISKLRYESTLEQIICSTQRNLTKETISKLSDCSFIKKSENILISGATGAGKSYLACAIGHQACSMGYKVSYFNMNRFYERISISKLDGTFNKLLNYLQKIELIILDDFGLVPFDNNLRLALLQILEDRYGKSSTIIASQLPIKNWYDYLNDPTMADAILDRLTAKHHRIELKGDSLRKKS
- a CDS encoding IS21 family transposase — encoded protein: MSAKPKQMHQIRTIFQLKNAGFSIRKIANQTGMSRNTIREYLRLIESIGIDHKAALELSDEDFIELIYNPQSQNAQLPVGRIQLVLNKMDYYIEELRRTGVTKTLLWHEYRVDHPDGLSHSQFCWHLLQHQKRNMAIYKIHHAPGEQMMVDFAGDLLSYVDPETGEIKYCQVLVCVLPFSGMTYVEVLRSQKQPEFTRGICNALTYFGGVPLSIKCDNLKSAVVKANRYDPEFTQAMELLAIHYNTNMVASRVRKPRDKASVENAVKLAYQRIYAPLRDQIFKSKEELQCHVREQLIRHNTQRFQGKEYSRLEMFESQEKVLLQELPGEPYVYQQITFGKVQRNYHVILGQDFHQYSVPYTLIGKRLKILFTTSIVEIYDELQRVAIHKRSFKQNGYTTLKDHMPANHQYMEQYKGWDSEYFIKQAKQIGPYTSDIVEHILKSRTFIEQSYRSCIGVLRLANAYTPERLENACALIKNAAKINYGILERVLKNNMDKQDTNQEYTNITIISDHENLRGSSTYA
- a CDS encoding helix-turn-helix transcriptional regulator, with the translated sequence MSSFGKKLRECREAKDLSQNDLAKLLNTNHSIIGKYERDEVKPSIDVVKNLADELDTSVGFLLGESNDTNLLKDPAMLQRFNDINQLPDKDKETVFNLLDAFLAKNKLRAILK